The genomic segment TGGTTCAAGCGGTAGTCCAGTTCGGCAATGGCGTGCAGCACGCGCTGGCGCAGTTCGGGGCTGACGTTCTCGACCTTGTTGATCACACGCGATACGCTGCCCAGCGAGACGCCGGCGCGCGTTGCAACATCCTTGATGCCGGGTTTGTCGGCTTTCGGCTTCATGGCAAAACGGCTTGCTTCTTCTCGTTGGTCGTTGAACCTGTTTTCATCATCCCGCTTGTCGGCTGTCGGCTGTCGGTTCGGCGGCCATCTTACGCGACCTGTTTGCCGCCGGCGCCGGCGGCTTGCCGGGCAGAGCACAGCCAGGGCAAAGGACATATTGCCGGCATGCCGCCCGGGGTTCGCGACAGCCGCGATGCGGGCGCCGACACGTACAAACCCTTGGCGCATGAATCGATCCACACCCTATGATGCGCCTCACTGATGAATCGATTCATCCTCATCCAATACCCCGCCATGACCCCGCCATGACCCCACCATGGAGACCATGGATGAATGAGCAAGCGCCAGTCATGCCGCCAGAGGCCAGATCGCGCCAAGGCGGGGCGGCCACCTCGCGCCGCAGTCTTTTGCTGAGCCTGGCCGGAGGACTGGCGGGCATCGGCGCCCGCTGGAGCACCTTCGGCTTCGGTGTGAGCGCCTTCGGGTGGCCACGCGGCGCCCACGCGCAGCCGGGCAGCTATCCACAGCGACCGCTGCGTTTGGTGCTGGGCTTTCCGCCCGGCGGCGCCACCGACCACTCGGCCCGGCTGGTGGCGCTGAAGATGGCCGAACTGCTCGGGCAGGCGATCGTGGTCGAGAACCGGCCGGGCGCGTCCGGGAACATTGCGGCCGAGCATGTCGCGCGCAGCGCACCGGATGGATACACGCTGTTTTATACGACCAGCACCGTGCATGGAATCAACCCCCATGTCCATGCCAGGCTGCCCTATGACCCGGTGGCCGACTTTGCGCCTGTGCTGTACGTCAGTCGCACGATGCTGGTGCTGTTGGCGCGCAATGGACTGGACGTGAAATCGGTGCCGGACTTGGTGGCGCTGGCCAAGTCCCGGCCGGGCAAGCTCAGCTACGCATCGGCCGGATTGGGCAGCACCCAGCATCTGGCGGGGGCCTTGTTCTGTCGCCAGACCGGCATCGATGCGCTGCATGTTCCGTACAAGGGAAGTTCGCCGGCCCTGACGGACCTGATGTCGGGGCAGGTGGATTGCACGATCGACACCCTGTCGGCGTCGTTGCCGTTCATTCGCGGTGGCAAATTGAACGCGCTGGCGGTCAGCGGCCTCGACCGCTCGCCGGCACTGCCGCAGTTGCCCACCATGGCCGCGTCGGGTGTCAAGGACTACGCCGTGTCGGCCTGGGGCGGATTGCTGGCGCCCAAGGGCACGCCGGCGGCCGTGGTGCATGTGCTCAATACCGCAGGCAATGCCGCGCTGCGCACGCCCGAACTCATCG from the Verminephrobacter eiseniae EF01-2 genome contains:
- a CDS encoding Bug family tripartite tricarboxylate transporter substrate binding protein → MNEQAPVMPPEARSRQGGAATSRRSLLLSLAGGLAGIGARWSTFGFGVSAFGWPRGAHAQPGSYPQRPLRLVLGFPPGGATDHSARLVALKMAELLGQAIVVENRPGASGNIAAEHVARSAPDGYTLFYTTSTVHGINPHVHARLPYDPVADFAPVLYVSRTMLVLLARNGLDVKSVPDLVALAKSRPGKLSYASAGLGSTQHLAGALFCRQTGIDALHVPYKGSSPALTDLMSGQVDCTIDTLSASLPFIRGGKLNALAVSGLDRSPALPQLPTMAASGVKDYAVSAWGGLLAPKGTPAAVVHVLNTAGNAALRTPELIARAAESGSELQGGTPERFGAWIAQELARWKLAVAAAGDIGQ